A genomic stretch from Pseudomonas mendocina includes:
- the ahpC gene encoding alkyl hydroperoxide reductase subunit C, with amino-acid sequence MSLINTQVQPFKVNAFHNGKFIEVTEQSLQGKWSVLIFMPAAFTFNCPTEIEDAANNYAEFQKAGAEVYIVTTDTHFSHKVWHETSPAVGKAQFPLIGDPTHQLTNAFGVHIAEEGLALRGTFVINPEGVIKTLEIHSNEIARDVGETLRKLKAAQYTAAHPGEVCPAKWKEGEKTLAPSLDLVGKI; translated from the coding sequence ATGTCCCTGATCAATACTCAAGTACAACCGTTTAAAGTTAACGCTTTCCACAACGGTAAGTTCATCGAAGTTACCGAGCAGTCTCTGCAGGGCAAGTGGTCGGTTCTGATTTTCATGCCGGCAGCATTCACCTTCAACTGCCCGACTGAGATCGAAGACGCAGCTAACAACTACGCCGAGTTCCAGAAGGCTGGTGCAGAAGTTTACATCGTAACTACTGACACCCACTTCTCCCACAAAGTGTGGCACGAAACTTCCCCGGCTGTTGGTAAGGCTCAGTTCCCGCTGATCGGTGACCCGACTCACCAACTGACCAACGCTTTCGGCGTACACATCGCTGAAGAGGGTCTGGCTCTGCGTGGCACCTTCGTTATCAACCCAGAAGGCGTTATCAAGACTCTGGAAATCCACTCCAACGAAATCGCTCGTGACGTTGGCGAGACTCTGCGCAAGCTGAAAGCTGCTCAGTACACCGCTGCTCACCCAGGCGAAGTTTGCCCGGCTAAGTGGAAAGAAGGCGAGAAGACCCTGGCTCCGTCCCTGGACCTGGTTGGCAAGATCTAA
- the ahpF gene encoding alkyl hydroperoxide reductase subunit F, which translates to MLDATLKTQLKAYLEKVTLPFEIVATLDDSEKSRELSGLLHDIVSLTDKITLREDGTDARIPSFSLNRPGAEIALTFAGIPMGHEFTSLVLALLQVGGHPSKLEPEIIEQIKGIEGEFNFETYYSLSCQNCPDVVQALNLMAVLNPNIRHVAIDGALFQEEVERRQIMAVPSIYLNGEVFGQGRMEAAEILAKIDTGAAKRDAEKMNEKEAFDVLVVGGGPAGAAAAVYAARKGIRTGVAAERFGGQVLDTMSIENFISVQETEGPKLARALEEHVRQYDVDIMNLQRASALIPAASEGGLHEVKFESGGSLKAKTVILSTGARWREMNVPGEQQYKAKGVCFCPHCDGPLFKGKRVAVIGGGNSGVEAAIDLAGIVAHVTLLEFADTLRADQVLQNKLNSLPNVTVIKSAQTTEVVGDGQKVTGLTYKDRTTEQVHTVELEGIFVQIGLLPNTDWLKGTIELSRFGEIVTDAKGQTNVPGVFAAGDCTTVPYKQIVIAIGEGAKASLSAFDHLIRHN; encoded by the coding sequence ATGTTGGACGCAACGCTTAAAACCCAATTGAAGGCCTACCTCGAGAAGGTCACTCTGCCGTTTGAGATTGTCGCGACCCTCGATGACAGCGAAAAATCCCGCGAACTGAGTGGTCTGCTCCACGATATCGTCAGCCTGACTGACAAGATCACATTGCGCGAAGACGGTACTGATGCTCGCATCCCGTCCTTTTCGCTGAATCGCCCGGGTGCTGAAATCGCGCTGACTTTCGCCGGCATCCCAATGGGCCACGAATTCACCTCGTTGGTATTGGCCCTGCTGCAAGTAGGTGGCCACCCATCGAAGCTCGAGCCTGAAATCATCGAGCAAATCAAAGGCATTGAAGGCGAGTTCAATTTCGAAACCTATTACTCGCTGTCCTGCCAGAACTGCCCGGACGTAGTCCAGGCACTGAACCTGATGGCTGTGCTGAACCCGAACATTCGCCACGTAGCGATTGACGGTGCACTGTTCCAGGAAGAAGTTGAGCGTCGTCAGATCATGGCGGTGCCAAGCATTTATCTGAATGGCGAAGTCTTCGGCCAAGGCCGTATGGAAGCCGCCGAGATTCTTGCCAAGATCGATACTGGTGCCGCTAAGCGCGACGCTGAGAAGATGAACGAGAAAGAAGCGTTCGATGTACTGGTTGTTGGCGGTGGCCCAGCAGGTGCTGCAGCAGCTGTGTACGCTGCACGCAAGGGCATCCGTACCGGCGTGGCAGCTGAGCGCTTTGGTGGTCAGGTGCTGGATACCATGTCCATCGAGAACTTCATCTCCGTGCAGGAGACAGAAGGTCCGAAACTGGCTCGCGCCCTTGAAGAGCACGTGCGTCAGTACGACGTGGACATCATGAACCTGCAACGTGCTTCCGCGCTGATTCCTGCTGCAAGCGAAGGCGGTCTGCATGAAGTGAAGTTTGAGAGCGGTGGTAGCCTCAAGGCCAAGACCGTCATTCTCTCGACGGGGGCCCGCTGGCGCGAAATGAACGTACCGGGTGAGCAGCAGTACAAGGCTAAAGGCGTTTGCTTCTGCCCACACTGTGACGGCCCGCTGTTCAAGGGTAAACGTGTAGCGGTGATCGGTGGTGGTAACTCTGGTGTTGAAGCGGCTATCGACTTGGCTGGTATCGTCGCCCATGTAACGCTGCTGGAGTTCGCTGACACCCTGCGTGCTGACCAAGTTCTGCAGAACAAGCTGAACAGCCTGCCGAACGTGACTGTGATCAAGAGCGCGCAGACCACTGAAGTGGTTGGCGATGGCCAGAAAGTGACCGGCCTGACTTACAAAGATCGCACCACAGAGCAAGTGCACACTGTGGAACTGGAAGGTATCTTCGTCCAGATCGGTCTGCTGCCGAACACTGATTGGCTGAAAGGCACCATTGAGCTGAGCCGTTTTGGTGAGATTGTGACTGACGCTAAAGGTCAGACCAACGTACCGGGCGTATTTGCTGCAGGCGACTGCACCACAGTGCCGTACAAGCAGATCGTTATTGCGATTGGTGAAGGCGCTAAAGCATCGCTGAGCGCGTTTGATCACCTGATCCGCCATAACTGA
- a CDS encoding alkaline phosphatase family protein, whose product MPHKVILVLLDGLSYSVAQHALGHLHAMCQAGRAALYKLDCELPALSRPLYEAILTGITPIDSGIVNNDVVRLSHGQSIFHYARTAGLSTAAAAYHWISELYNRAPFDAGRDRHTHNSALPIQHGHFYYADHYPDSHLFADAESLRQQHRPDFLFVHPMNIDDAGHKYGLDSPQYRNSARTADVLLGTYIQRWLDDGYQILITADHGMNNDRSHNGLLVEEREVPLFVLGSAFSLNASAQPTQLLLCGTVCELLGVRHDKPVCRELLQ is encoded by the coding sequence ATGCCACACAAAGTCATTCTCGTTCTGTTGGATGGTCTGAGCTATTCAGTCGCCCAGCATGCCTTAGGGCACCTGCACGCCATGTGCCAGGCGGGCCGCGCCGCACTGTATAAACTGGACTGCGAACTGCCGGCACTATCACGCCCGCTTTACGAAGCCATCCTGACCGGTATCACACCCATCGACAGCGGCATCGTTAATAACGATGTGGTTCGGCTTTCTCACGGTCAGAGCATCTTCCATTACGCACGCACTGCTGGGCTCAGTACTGCTGCGGCGGCCTATCACTGGATCAGCGAGCTGTATAACCGGGCGCCGTTCGATGCAGGACGGGACCGGCATACCCACAACAGCGCATTGCCGATTCAACATGGTCACTTCTATTACGCTGACCACTACCCGGACTCCCATCTGTTTGCGGATGCGGAAAGCCTCAGGCAGCAGCATCGGCCTGACTTTCTTTTCGTCCACCCGATGAACATCGACGATGCAGGCCACAAGTACGGCCTGGACAGCCCGCAATACCGCAACAGCGCCCGCACTGCGGACGTGTTGCTGGGCACCTACATCCAGCGCTGGCTGGATGACGGCTACCAAATACTGATAACCGCTGACCACGGTATGAACAATGACCGTTCCCACAACGGTCTGCTAGTCGAAGAGCGAGAGGTGCCGTTGTTTGTGTTGGGCAGTGCATTCAGCCTGAATGCCTCGGCCCAGCCAACTCAGCTGCTGCTGTGCGGCACCGTCTGCGAGTTGCTCGGTGTCCGCCACGATAAACCTGTCTGCCGGGAGCTTTTGCAGTGA
- a CDS encoding NAD(P)H-quinone oxidoreductase, with the protein MKALQGVEGRVVWAEYPTTACDVGQVRIRVAAAGLNRADLLQKAGLYPPPPGASEALGLECSGVIVEVGPGSAWQLGDRVCALLPGGGMAEEVVVDSRHVLPVPEGVSLAEAAALPEVYGTAWLNLFQLARLRPGEKVLLHAGASGVGSASIQLCKAFGSPCWVSVGSAERLDYCQSLGAQGGVLRDDAHLPGLRDFAPFDVIMDPVGGAYAALNLELLARDGRWVNIGLMGGRKAELDLAQLLGKRIQLTGSTLRNRDDDFKAELIRELRQFVWPLFEQKQLQPKLEQLYPLKDADLAFATLASNQVNGKLALRIDPSLE; encoded by the coding sequence GTGAAGGCATTGCAAGGCGTTGAAGGGCGTGTTGTGTGGGCTGAGTACCCGACAACAGCCTGTGATGTGGGACAAGTTCGCATTCGCGTAGCAGCAGCGGGCTTGAATCGTGCTGATTTATTGCAAAAAGCAGGGCTTTATCCGCCACCACCCGGGGCCAGTGAGGCGCTGGGATTGGAGTGTTCTGGCGTGATTGTTGAAGTCGGCCCGGGTAGCGCCTGGCAGCTGGGTGATCGCGTGTGTGCGTTGCTACCGGGAGGAGGCATGGCGGAGGAGGTGGTGGTTGATTCACGCCATGTTCTACCTGTTCCTGAGGGCGTCAGCCTGGCAGAAGCAGCTGCGCTACCTGAAGTCTACGGAACTGCTTGGCTCAATCTTTTTCAACTGGCGCGCCTGCGCCCAGGCGAAAAGGTATTGCTGCATGCGGGGGCTAGTGGAGTGGGCTCTGCATCTATTCAGCTGTGTAAAGCGTTTGGCAGCCCATGTTGGGTCAGTGTGGGTTCTGCTGAGCGCTTGGATTACTGCCAGAGTCTTGGGGCTCAGGGTGGTGTGCTGAGAGATGACGCGCATCTGCCAGGATTACGAGATTTCGCGCCGTTTGATGTCATCATGGACCCTGTTGGAGGTGCCTATGCCGCTCTAAACTTGGAGCTGCTGGCCCGTGATGGACGCTGGGTGAATATCGGTCTGATGGGCGGGCGCAAAGCAGAGCTGGATCTGGCGCAACTGCTCGGGAAGCGAATTCAGCTAACGGGTTCTACCTTGCGCAACCGTGATGATGATTTTAAAGCTGAACTGATCCGCGAGTTGCGCCAATTCGTGTGGCCGCTCTTTGAACAGAAACAACTTCAGCCTAAGCTAGAGCAGCTGTACCCGCTCAAGGATGCGGATCTGGCTTTTGCTACGCTTGCTAGCAACCAGGTTAATGGCAAACTGGCGCTGCGGATTGATCCGTCGCTCGAGTGA
- a CDS encoding HAD family hydrolase, translating to MALAIFDLDETLIADDCSTLWSQEMVKLGWADGASYLPREQELMRQYAKGDLSMEEYMAYTLTPLVGRTPEEVEHVIEPFVEDVIEPIIYSDAMRCVARHRENGDRILVISASAHFLVSAIAARLNIEEVLAIDIAEQHGHYSGHTQGVLTYREGKVQRLEQWLHEQGETLEGAYFYSDSRNDLPLLQRVDNPHVVNPDPVLRQHAENAGWPILSWK from the coding sequence ATGGCCTTGGCAATATTCGACCTGGATGAAACCCTGATCGCAGACGACTGCTCAACCCTATGGAGCCAAGAAATGGTCAAGCTCGGCTGGGCTGACGGTGCCAGTTACCTGCCCCGCGAACAGGAGCTGATGCGCCAGTACGCCAAGGGTGATTTATCCATGGAGGAATACATGGCGTACACCCTGACGCCACTGGTGGGGCGGACACCCGAAGAGGTCGAGCATGTCATTGAACCGTTTGTTGAGGATGTCATTGAGCCGATCATCTACTCCGACGCCATGCGTTGCGTCGCTCGCCACCGTGAAAATGGTGACCGTATTTTGGTGATTTCAGCCTCGGCCCACTTTCTGGTCAGCGCCATCGCCGCCCGCCTCAACATCGAAGAAGTCCTGGCCATCGACATTGCCGAACAACACGGCCACTACAGCGGTCACACCCAAGGCGTGCTGACCTATCGTGAAGGCAAGGTGCAGCGTCTGGAGCAATGGTTGCACGAGCAAGGAGAAACGCTTGAAGGCGCCTATTTCTACTCTGACTCGCGCAATGACCTGCCCCTGCTACAAAGAGTCGACAATCCCCACGTGGTCAATCCTGACCCTGTATTACGCCAGCATGCGGAGAACGCCGGCTGGCCGATTCTGAGCTGGAAGTAG
- a CDS encoding ABC transporter ATP-binding protein: MSYLSIQNLHKCYGETTVFTDINCDIAKGEFITLLGPSGCGKSTLLRCIAGLTDVDGGQIKLEGEDLIPQRPQKRGIGMVFQSYALFPNMTVQQNVAFGLRMQKIKGSEAEQRVKEVLALVEMTDFAGRYPQQLSGGQCQRVALARSLVTRPRLLLLDEPLSALDARIRKHLREQIRSIQQELGLTTIFVTHDQEEALTMSDRIILMNGGKIVQSGAAEDLYTAPADAFAAGFIGNYNLLDQVSASQLLSRPVNSRIAIRPEAIEVSHNGSIEALVRSHSLLGNVIRYRVEARGIELLVDVLNRSPADLHSNGQRITLNIQDNAICEVA, translated from the coding sequence ATGAGTTATCTGAGTATTCAGAACCTGCACAAGTGCTACGGCGAAACCACGGTGTTTACGGACATCAACTGCGACATTGCCAAGGGTGAATTCATCACCCTACTCGGCCCCTCTGGCTGCGGTAAATCCACCCTGCTGCGCTGCATTGCTGGCCTGACCGATGTTGATGGAGGCCAGATCAAGCTTGAAGGTGAGGATCTAATCCCCCAGCGCCCGCAAAAACGTGGCATCGGCATGGTGTTCCAAAGTTATGCGCTGTTCCCCAATATGACCGTGCAACAGAACGTTGCCTTTGGCCTGCGTATGCAGAAAATCAAGGGCAGTGAGGCTGAGCAGCGCGTCAAGGAAGTGCTGGCGCTGGTCGAGATGACTGATTTTGCAGGGCGCTACCCCCAGCAGCTTTCCGGCGGACAATGCCAACGGGTTGCCCTGGCGCGCTCACTGGTGACCCGCCCGCGTCTGTTGCTGCTGGATGAACCGCTGTCCGCACTGGATGCGCGCATTCGTAAACACTTGCGCGAACAGATCCGCAGCATCCAGCAGGAGCTGGGGCTCACCACCATTTTCGTCACCCACGATCAGGAAGAAGCCCTGACCATGAGCGACCGTATCATCCTTATGAACGGAGGTAAGATCGTCCAAAGTGGTGCTGCAGAAGACCTCTATACCGCCCCTGCTGATGCTTTTGCCGCTGGTTTTATTGGCAACTACAACTTGCTTGACCAGGTCTCTGCCTCGCAGCTGCTGTCGCGCCCGGTTAACAGCCGCATTGCGATCCGCCCGGAGGCCATCGAAGTCAGTCACAATGGCAGCATCGAAGCGCTGGTGCGCAGCCACAGCCTGCTCGGCAATGTTATCCGCTATCGGGTTGAAGCCCGAGGTATTGAACTGCTGGTAGATGTGCTCAACCGCTCCCCTGCAGACCTGCACAGCAACGGGCAGCGCATTACCCTAAACATTCAAGACAACGCAATTTGTGAGGTGGCCTGA
- a CDS encoding ABC transporter permease subunit, whose product MKNLRGKWLALLCLLPFALFFVAFQIAPLILVAINSFKTSEGWGIGNFTAAFSSPFYLQAIKHSLEVAFWSSFFGIAIAIIGSYSLRQIDSKLRDFVMAFANMTSNFAGVPLAFAFIILLGFNGALTILLKQLGIIEDFNLYSKTGLIVLYTYFQIPLGVMLLYPAFDALRVDWRESASLLGASNWQFWRHIGLPVLMPALLGTFVILLANALGAYATVYALTTGNFNILPIRIAAMVSGDIFLDTNMASALAMILVGLMTLITLVHQWILRRSYHVSR is encoded by the coding sequence ATAAAGAACCTGCGCGGCAAATGGCTGGCGCTGCTGTGCCTGCTGCCATTTGCACTGTTCTTTGTAGCATTCCAGATTGCTCCGCTGATTCTGGTCGCTATCAACAGCTTTAAAACCAGTGAAGGCTGGGGTATTGGCAACTTCACGGCCGCCTTTTCCTCGCCCTTCTACTTACAGGCGATCAAGCACAGCCTCGAAGTTGCATTCTGGTCGAGCTTCTTCGGCATCGCTATCGCCATCATCGGCAGTTACTCATTGCGTCAGATCGACAGCAAATTGCGCGATTTCGTGATGGCCTTCGCCAACATGACCAGCAATTTTGCCGGTGTTCCGCTGGCCTTTGCATTCATCATTTTGCTGGGTTTTAACGGCGCTCTGACCATTTTGCTTAAGCAACTGGGCATCATTGAGGACTTCAACCTGTACTCCAAAACAGGTTTGATTGTGCTCTACACCTATTTCCAGATACCGCTGGGGGTGATGCTGCTGTACCCGGCCTTTGATGCCCTACGTGTGGACTGGCGTGAATCCGCCAGCCTGCTCGGCGCCAGCAACTGGCAATTCTGGCGGCATATTGGTTTGCCGGTGCTGATGCCCGCGCTGCTGGGCACCTTCGTTATCCTCTTGGCCAACGCGCTGGGCGCATACGCCACGGTGTATGCGTTAACCACCGGCAACTTCAACATCCTGCCAATTCGTATCGCCGCCATGGTCTCTGGAGACATCTTCCTCGATACAAATATGGCCAGCGCCCTGGCGATGATCCTGGTCGGTCTCATGACCCTGATCACCCTGGTCCATCAATGGATACTGCGCAGGAGCTACCATGTCTCACGTTGA
- a CDS encoding ABC transporter permease, with protein sequence MSHVEKRTTVLHKAVVYSLLLVLLMPLLATLLYSISTSWSATILPSGFTFKWYVELWGDARFLAAFGRSLLVCFTALALSLFLILPLLFVINYHFPKLDGVMNVLILLPFAVPPVVSSVGLMELFAGDPLPIIGTPWIMIGCYFTIALPFMYRAISNNLQAINLRDLMDAAHLLGASTWRAAFMVVLPNLRKGLMVSVFLSFSFLFGEFVFANLLVGTRYETLQVYLFNMRQGSGHFTSALVISYFIFVLLMTWAANRLNKDKA encoded by the coding sequence ATGTCTCACGTTGAAAAACGCACAACAGTCCTGCACAAGGCGGTGGTCTACAGCCTGCTGCTGGTGCTGCTGATGCCGCTGCTGGCCACCCTGCTGTACTCCATCTCTACCAGCTGGTCGGCGACTATTCTGCCCAGCGGTTTCACCTTCAAATGGTATGTGGAGCTGTGGGGCGACGCGCGCTTTCTTGCGGCCTTTGGCCGCTCGCTGCTGGTGTGTTTTACCGCTCTGGCCTTGTCGCTGTTTCTGATCCTGCCGTTGTTGTTCGTGATCAATTACCACTTCCCCAAACTTGATGGGGTGATGAATGTACTGATCCTGCTGCCCTTCGCCGTGCCGCCGGTGGTGTCGTCCGTGGGCTTGATGGAGCTGTTTGCCGGTGATCCGCTGCCCATCATTGGCACGCCGTGGATCATGATCGGCTGCTACTTCACCATTGCCCTGCCCTTTATGTACCGGGCCATCAGCAACAACCTGCAAGCCATCAACCTGCGCGACCTGATGGATGCAGCCCACCTGCTCGGTGCCAGTACTTGGCGTGCAGCGTTTATGGTGGTGCTGCCCAACCTGCGTAAAGGGCTTATGGTCTCGGTGTTTCTCTCGTTCAGTTTCCTGTTTGGTGAGTTTGTATTCGCCAATTTGCTGGTGGGTACCCGCTATGAAACCCTACAGGTTTACCTCTTCAACATGCGTCAGGGCAGTGGCCACTTCACCAGTGCGTTGGTGATCTCCTATTTCATTTTTGTACTGCTGATGACCTGGGCGGCTAACCGCCTCAACAAGGACAAGGCGTAA
- a CDS encoding carboxy terminal-processing peptidase, with protein sequence MRYQLPTRRISMKRTILSATLALSLAFNVLPAAAKVPASSTWDYLQPDRDQVIASLNVVELLKRHHYNKPPLNDERSEKIYQGYLKMLDPARVYFTAADIAEFDQWSTRFDDFLRNGNLEPGFIIYKRHLERLQNRLEYALNILNKGVDNIDFTVDEYLVIDRENAPWAKDTAELDDLWRKRVKDEILRLKIAGKEPKAIQELLTKRYKNQLTRLSQTRSEDVFQAYINAFAMSYDPHTTYLSPDNAENFDINMSLSLEGIGAVLQSDNEHVKVVRLVPAGPAEKTKQISPADKIIGVAQGNKEMVDVIGWRLDEVVKLIRGPKGSQVRLEVIPASNAPNDQTSKIVTITREAVKLEEQAAKKSILNLKHENRDYKLGVVEIPAFYLDFKAYRSGDPDYKSTTRDVKRLITELEKEKVDGIVIDLRNNGGGSLQEATELTGLFIEQGPTVLVRNSDGRVDVLADEHKGAFYKGPMAVLVNRLSASASEIFAGAMQDYHRALILGGQTFGKGTVQTIQPLNHGELKLTLAKFYRVSGQSTQHQGVIPDITYPDIMDNKEIGESALPEALPWDSIKPAITPEMDPIKPFLAQLSKLHENRTATDPDFTFARERLALAKKLMEEKTVSLNEAKRRAEQSTIESQQLAIENARRQAKGEDLLKKLKEEDEDALPVEEEKVKPEDDAYLTESGRILLDYLGLNTQVAKH encoded by the coding sequence ATGCGTTATCAACTCCCCACACGTCGAATCAGCATGAAGCGAACCATCCTCAGCGCCACTCTAGCTCTGTCGCTCGCCTTTAACGTCCTGCCTGCGGCAGCCAAAGTCCCAGCGTCCAGCACATGGGATTATCTGCAGCCAGACCGTGACCAGGTCATCGCCAGCCTCAACGTCGTGGAGTTGTTAAAGCGTCATCACTACAACAAGCCACCGCTCAATGATGAGCGCTCTGAAAAAATCTATCAGGGCTACCTGAAGATGCTCGATCCTGCGCGCGTGTATTTCACCGCGGCGGATATTGCTGAGTTTGATCAGTGGAGCACACGCTTCGATGATTTCCTGCGTAACGGTAATCTGGAGCCCGGATTCATCATTTACAAGCGCCACTTGGAGCGTTTACAGAATCGTTTGGAATACGCACTGAACATTCTGAACAAAGGGGTGGATAACATCGATTTCACGGTTGACGAATACTTAGTAATCGACCGCGAAAACGCACCATGGGCGAAAGATACAGCTGAGCTGGATGACCTTTGGCGTAAGCGTGTCAAAGACGAAATTCTTCGCCTCAAAATTGCTGGGAAAGAGCCCAAAGCAATCCAGGAACTGCTGACCAAGCGTTACAAAAATCAGCTCACCCGCTTGTCACAAACACGTAGCGAGGATGTGTTCCAGGCGTATATCAACGCCTTTGCCATGTCCTACGACCCGCACACGACTTACCTGTCGCCTGACAATGCGGAAAACTTCGATATCAACATGAGCCTTTCGTTGGAAGGCATCGGTGCGGTTCTGCAAAGCGACAACGAGCACGTTAAGGTTGTTCGTCTCGTGCCTGCCGGCCCTGCGGAAAAGACCAAGCAAATTTCCCCTGCCGATAAAATCATCGGTGTTGCTCAGGGCAATAAGGAAATGGTTGATGTGATCGGCTGGCGCTTGGATGAAGTGGTAAAACTCATCCGCGGCCCTAAAGGCTCTCAGGTTCGCTTGGAGGTCATCCCGGCCAGCAACGCACCGAATGATCAAACCAGCAAAATCGTGACCATTACCCGTGAAGCGGTGAAGCTGGAAGAACAAGCCGCCAAGAAGTCCATTCTCAATCTTAAGCATGAGAACCGTGACTATAAGCTTGGTGTTGTCGAGATCCCGGCTTTCTATCTGGACTTCAAGGCTTATCGCTCTGGTGATCCTGATTACAAAAGCACCACCCGCGACGTTAAGCGTCTGATCACCGAGCTTGAAAAGGAAAAAGTCGACGGCATCGTTATCGACCTTCGTAACAACGGCGGCGGCTCCTTGCAGGAGGCTACAGAACTGACAGGTCTGTTCATCGAACAAGGCCCGACCGTACTGGTTCGTAACAGCGATGGTCGTGTCGATGTACTGGCCGACGAGCACAAAGGCGCCTTCTACAAAGGCCCGATGGCCGTACTGGTCAATCGCCTCTCCGCCTCTGCTTCTGAAATTTTTGCCGGCGCCATGCAGGACTACCACCGCGCACTGATCCTCGGCGGGCAGACCTTCGGCAAAGGCACTGTGCAAACCATTCAGCCGCTCAATCATGGCGAGCTGAAGCTGACCTTGGCCAAGTTCTATCGTGTTTCAGGTCAGAGCACCCAACATCAAGGTGTGATTCCGGACATCACCTACCCGGACATCATGGACAACAAGGAAATCGGCGAGAGCGCCCTTCCTGAAGCGCTGCCGTGGGACAGCATCAAACCAGCTATCACTCCGGAAATGGACCCCATCAAGCCATTCCTGGCGCAGCTGAGTAAGCTCCATGAGAACCGCACCGCAACCGATCCGGACTTCACGTTTGCCCGTGAGCGTCTGGCATTGGCTAAAAAACTCATGGAAGAGAAAACCGTCAGCCTGAATGAAGCCAAACGCCGCGCAGAGCAGAGCACCATTGAGTCACAGCAATTGGCCATCGAAAACGCCCGCCGTCAGGCCAAAGGTGAAGACCTGCTGAAGAAGCTCAAGGAAGAGGATGAAGACGCTCTTCCGGTTGAAGAGGAGAAGGTCAAGCCAGAGGACGATGCCTACCTCACCGAGAGTGGCCGCATTCTGCTGGACTATCTTGGCCTGAACACACAGGTGGCCAAGCATTAA
- the zapE gene encoding cell division protein ZapE, producing MSLLSPIAAYRHAIEHDGFQPDPAQQQAVEILQHCQEAIHSGASAVEGVYLWGPVGRGKTWLMDCFYQGLQVGARRQHFHHFMRWVHMRMFELTGTADPLKALAVELASKVRVLCFDELFVNDIGDAIILGRLFQVMFEQGVVVIATSNQPPEQLYADGFNRERFLPAITAIQHHMKVVSVAGEQDHRLHPCTLQTRYWIAEAGKPSALKATFDEFSGAHPVTEEPLAMGPRSIHVIKRSPDVIWCSFAQLCEQPLAAQDFIGLCDQFKAILLSEVPPLSSAQRDAKIARGTEDAPVKVEAGDRQLPRLSSKDDSVRRFIALVDECYDRKVPLYIEAAVPLEALYTEGYLEFAFRRTLSRLQEMQLTRFGH from the coding sequence ATGAGCCTGCTCTCCCCCATTGCAGCCTACCGACATGCCATTGAGCATGATGGGTTCCAACCTGACCCCGCGCAGCAGCAAGCCGTAGAAATCCTGCAACACTGCCAGGAGGCCATCCATTCAGGCGCCTCAGCCGTTGAAGGTGTGTACCTATGGGGACCAGTCGGGCGCGGCAAAACTTGGCTGATGGATTGTTTCTATCAGGGCTTACAAGTGGGGGCCCGACGTCAACACTTCCACCACTTCATGCGCTGGGTGCACATGCGCATGTTCGAACTAACGGGCACCGCCGATCCGCTTAAAGCCTTAGCTGTTGAGCTAGCCAGTAAGGTACGGGTGCTCTGCTTCGATGAGCTGTTTGTCAATGACATTGGCGATGCCATCATCCTTGGCCGCCTGTTTCAAGTCATGTTCGAACAAGGGGTCGTCGTCATTGCGACCTCCAATCAACCCCCTGAGCAGCTATACGCAGATGGTTTTAACCGTGAACGGTTTCTGCCTGCTATCACCGCGATACAACATCACATGAAGGTTGTCAGCGTGGCCGGCGAACAAGATCACCGCTTGCACCCCTGCACCCTGCAAACACGCTATTGGATCGCCGAAGCGGGTAAACCCAGTGCACTGAAAGCCACTTTTGACGAATTTAGCGGCGCGCATCCGGTCACTGAGGAACCATTGGCAATGGGTCCACGCAGCATCCATGTGATCAAACGCAGCCCGGATGTGATCTGGTGCAGTTTTGCTCAGTTGTGTGAGCAGCCTTTGGCCGCCCAAGACTTTATTGGCCTGTGTGACCAGTTCAAGGCCATTCTGCTTAGCGAGGTACCGCCCCTGAGTAGTGCCCAACGTGATGCAAAAATCGCCAGGGGGACGGAGGATGCTCCGGTAAAAGTCGAAGCTGGTGACCGCCAGTTACCACGCCTTTCCAGTAAAGATGACAGCGTGCGGCGGTTTATCGCGCTGGTGGATGAGTGCTACGACCGCAAGGTCCCGCTGTACATCGAAGCAGCGGTCCCCCTCGAGGCACTTTACACAGAGGGCTACCTCGAATTTGCTTTTCGCCGCACCCTCAGCCGTTTGCAGGAAATGCAGCTAACACGCTTTGGTCACTGA